The following proteins come from a genomic window of Bubalus kerabau isolate K-KA32 ecotype Philippines breed swamp buffalo chromosome 20, PCC_UOA_SB_1v2, whole genome shotgun sequence:
- the LOC129635002 gene encoding uncharacterized protein LOC129635002 translates to MHDLSSWTRDRTLTPCNESAVLTTGPPGKFQISFLKEWFVWKAEDNSDSIFQWLEGCSGCTSSVCTLRSHSPSSLLPASFALSKQGPASPLGSAATLHRLLAWRECARHHPPATAIHHPMLTECQPGAMLGPQLSLKHSILLSQETGLENTCSGEEMPSSAACSYVTSPWALPDSVTLKPPFLFLPGVYHSLGLYSLPLFFKRGGHVNRLAPLDSLAPRTTPGRDQCSVKPVDRMFICYLNRMRVYVSIRRPGRARLHSGSAGITNLPLHITHVLFVDLFLDPCFVSAWETHLTTANLLWSQQCIECSLPILGG, encoded by the coding sequence atgcatgatcttagttcctggaccagggatcgaaccctcacgcCCTGCAAtgaaagtgcagtcttaaccactggaccaccagggaagtttcagatctcctttttaaaagaatggtTTGTCTGGAAGGCTGAGGACAATTCTGACTCTATCTTTCAGTGGCTGGAAGGCTGTTCTGGGTGTACAAGCTCCGTGTGCACACTCAGAAGCCACAGCCCCTCCAGCTTACTGCCTGCCTCCTTTGCCCTCTCAAAGCAAGGACCAGCCAGTCCTCTAGGCTCTGCAGCCACACTGCACAGGCTGCTGGCCTGGAGGGAGTGCGCCAGGCACCATCCCCCAGCGACAGCCATCCACCACCCAATGCTCACTGAGTGCCAACCAGGTGCCATGCTGGGTCCACAGCTGAGCCTGAAGCATAGCATTCTTCTGTCCCAGGAGACGGGACTAGAGAACACGTGCTCAGGAGAGGAAATGCCCTCATCTGCTGCATGCTCTTATGTCACCTCTCCATGGGCCCTCCCTGACTCCGTCACTCTCAAACCCccgtttctttttcttcctggtgtGTACCACTCCCTAGGGTTatactctcttcctcttttcttcaagAGAGGTGGACATGTGAATCGTCTTGCTCCTCTTGATTCCCTGGCACCCCGAACAACACCTGGCAGAGACCAATGCTCTGTAAAGCCTGTTGATCGAATGTTTATCTGCTATCTCAACCGGATGCGTGTGTATGTGAGCATCAGGAGGCCAGGTAGGGCCAGGCTGCACTCAGGCTCTGCGGGCATCACTAACCTCCCCCTTCACATCACCCACGTTCTGTTTGTGGACCTATTCCTGGATCCCTGCTTTGTCTCGGCCTGGGAGACACACCTAACTACAGCCAATCTCTTATGGAGTCAACAATGTATAGAGTGCTCACTACCCATCTTGGGTGGATGA